From a region of the Lactuca sativa cultivar Salinas chromosome 4, Lsat_Salinas_v11, whole genome shotgun sequence genome:
- the LOC111900823 gene encoding 40S ribosomal protein S11-2-like, with translation MYARKGGNRFWKSVGLGFKTPREAIEGTYIDKNCLFTGGVFIRGRILSGTCHNAKMVKTIIVRRDYFHYVKKYQRYEKRHSNTPAHISPCFCVKEGDRVTIRQCRPLSKTVRFNVLKVNPAGSYGSTGKKAFAGF, from the coding sequence ATGTATGCTAGGAAGGGTGGAAACAGATTCTGGAAGAGTGTTGGTCTTGGTTTTAAGACTCCTAGAGAAGCTATTGAAGGAACTTACATTGACAAGAACTGCCTTTTCACTGGTGGTGTCTTCATTAGAGGTCGTATTCTTTCCGGAACATGCCACAATGCGAAAATGGTGAAGACCATTATCGTACGTAGGGACTACTTCCATTATGTGAAGAAATACCAAAGATATGAGAAGAGGCACTCAAACACTCCAGCTCACATTTCTCCATGTTTTTGTGTGAAAGAAGGTGACCGAGTCACAATTAGACAGTGCAGACCATTGTCAAAGACTGTGAGGTTCAATGTGTTGAAGGTAAATCCAGCTGGATCTTATGGAAGTACTGGGAAGAAGGCATTTGCAGGCTTCTAA